One Nocardioides luti DNA window includes the following coding sequences:
- a CDS encoding acyl-CoA dehydrogenase family protein — MDFTFTPEQDDAAALAARILTDRATHERMRAVEGGGDRFDRDLWAELGRAGLLGLALPEEHDGAGLGLLELCRVLVEVGRTVAPVPLAAHGPAALLLAEHGTEAQQAAWLPAAASGGCVVTAAVAEDRSFSPARPTTVATAAGDKAEDGFTLTGSKSIVPAGTYADLFLVPADTGDGVAVFLVEPGDAGVGVVAQRFSDGDAVARLDLDAVVLGPDRLLGAADGAAAQRLRQLLVLAASAEQLGVTEGALALTAAYAKTREQFGRPIGTFQAVSQRLADGFIDVLAQRLTLWQAAWRLSQGLPAETEVATAKLWAADAGHRLAHTTVHVHGGVGIDLDGTAHRYFTTAKRFEFLYGAGTEQALTVGRALAAEPA; from the coding sequence ATGGACTTCACCTTCACCCCCGAGCAGGACGACGCCGCCGCGCTGGCGGCGCGGATCCTCACGGACCGTGCCACGCACGAGCGGATGCGGGCCGTCGAGGGCGGCGGCGACCGCTTCGACCGCGACCTGTGGGCCGAGCTGGGCCGGGCCGGGCTGCTGGGGCTCGCGCTGCCCGAGGAGCACGACGGCGCCGGCCTGGGCCTGCTCGAGCTGTGCCGGGTGCTGGTCGAGGTCGGACGCACGGTCGCACCGGTGCCGCTGGCGGCGCACGGGCCCGCCGCCCTGCTGCTCGCCGAGCACGGCACCGAGGCCCAGCAGGCGGCCTGGCTGCCGGCCGCCGCGTCCGGCGGCTGCGTCGTGACGGCCGCGGTCGCCGAGGACCGCTCCTTCTCCCCCGCCCGTCCCACCACCGTGGCGACCGCCGCCGGTGACAAGGCGGAGGACGGCTTCACGCTCACCGGCAGCAAGTCGATCGTGCCGGCCGGGACCTACGCCGACCTGTTCCTCGTCCCGGCCGACACCGGGGACGGCGTGGCCGTCTTCCTGGTCGAGCCGGGCGACGCCGGGGTCGGCGTCGTCGCACAGCGGTTCTCGGACGGCGACGCGGTCGCCCGCCTGGACCTCGACGCGGTGGTGCTCGGCCCCGACCGCCTGCTCGGGGCGGCCGACGGCGCCGCGGCACAGCGGCTCCGGCAGCTGCTCGTGCTGGCCGCCTCCGCCGAGCAGCTGGGCGTCACGGAGGGCGCGCTGGCCCTCACGGCGGCGTACGCGAAGACCCGCGAGCAGTTCGGCCGCCCGATCGGGACCTTCCAGGCGGTGTCGCAGCGGCTCGCGGACGGCTTCATCGACGTGCTCGCGCAGCGCCTGACGCTCTGGCAGGCCGCCTGGCGGCTCAGCCAGGGGCTGCCCGCCGAGACCGAGGTGGCGACCGCCAAGCTCTGGGCCGCCGACGCCGGTCACCGGCTGGCCCACACCACCGTGCACGTGCACGGCGGCGTCGGGATCGACCTCGACGGGACCGCGCACCGCTACTTCACGACCGCGAAGCGCTTCGAGTTCCTGTACGGCGCCGGCACCGAGCAGGCGCTGACCGTCGGGCGGGCCCTGGCGGCGGAGCCGGCTTGA
- a CDS encoding long-chain-fatty-acid--CoA ligase has product MSGTVREQLLARAGDPGAGLLFEDAAWTWDEVVHASAVRAAVLAELLPHDGPPHVGLLLDNVPEFAFLLGGAALSGQVVVGLNTTRRGAALAADVRRSDTRLVLTDATYAGLLEDLRLDVPVLRVDSHVWADLLARHADASLPQASVTADDLLMLIFTSGTSGEPKAVNVTHEKVAHPGRFLSERFGLGPGDVAYLSMPLFHSNAVMAGWGPALASGATVALARRFSASGFLPDVRRHGATYATYVGKPLTYVLATPERDDDAENPLRLVFGNEANERDIDDFARRFGCVVVDSYSSTENAVIVQRVPGMPPGSLGRPVEGVAVLDPETRAEVPVAEFGPDGRLLNAEAATGEIVNTTGAGAFAGYYRDPDAEAERMRGGMYWSGDLAYRDAAGFLYFAGRTADWLRVDGENLAAAPIERVLLRHPDVAEAAVYAVPDHVGDLVAAAVTVRRPLGADALATFLATQPDLSPQAWPRFLRVLDELPRTATNKVLKRRLTADGVADAVPVPHP; this is encoded by the coding sequence TTGAGCGGGACCGTCCGCGAGCAGCTGCTGGCGCGCGCGGGCGACCCCGGGGCCGGTCTGCTCTTCGAGGACGCGGCCTGGACCTGGGACGAGGTCGTGCACGCGTCCGCCGTGCGGGCCGCCGTGCTCGCGGAGCTGCTCCCCCACGACGGACCCCCGCACGTCGGGCTGCTGCTCGACAACGTCCCCGAGTTCGCCTTCCTGCTCGGCGGCGCCGCGCTGTCCGGCCAGGTGGTCGTCGGGCTCAACACGACCCGGCGGGGCGCGGCGCTCGCCGCCGACGTGCGGCGCTCGGACACCCGGCTGGTGCTGACGGACGCGACGTACGCCGGCCTCCTCGAGGACCTGCGCCTCGACGTGCCGGTGCTCCGCGTCGACTCCCACGTGTGGGCGGACCTGCTGGCCCGGCACGCGGACGCGTCGCTACCGCAGGCGTCGGTCACGGCCGACGACCTGCTCATGCTGATCTTCACGTCCGGCACGTCGGGCGAGCCGAAGGCCGTCAACGTCACGCACGAGAAGGTCGCGCACCCGGGGCGGTTCCTCTCCGAGCGCTTCGGGCTCGGGCCGGGCGACGTGGCCTACCTGTCGATGCCGCTCTTCCACTCCAACGCCGTGATGGCCGGCTGGGGGCCGGCGCTCGCGTCCGGCGCCACCGTGGCGCTGGCTCGCCGCTTCAGCGCCTCGGGCTTCCTGCCGGACGTGCGCCGTCACGGGGCGACGTACGCCACCTACGTCGGGAAGCCGCTGACCTACGTCCTGGCCACCCCGGAGCGGGACGACGACGCCGAGAACCCGCTGCGCCTGGTGTTCGGCAACGAGGCCAACGAGCGCGACATCGACGACTTCGCGCGGCGCTTCGGCTGCGTGGTCGTGGATTCCTACTCCTCGACCGAGAACGCCGTCATCGTGCAGCGGGTGCCCGGCATGCCGCCGGGCAGCCTCGGCCGGCCCGTCGAGGGCGTCGCCGTGCTCGACCCGGAGACGAGGGCGGAGGTCCCCGTCGCGGAGTTCGGCCCGGACGGCCGGCTGCTCAACGCCGAGGCGGCGACCGGCGAGATCGTGAACACGACCGGCGCCGGCGCGTTCGCGGGCTACTACCGCGACCCCGACGCCGAGGCCGAGCGGATGCGCGGCGGGATGTACTGGTCCGGCGACCTCGCCTACCGCGACGCCGCCGGCTTCCTCTACTTCGCCGGCCGCACCGCCGACTGGCTCCGCGTCGACGGCGAGAACCTCGCCGCCGCCCCGATCGAGCGGGTGCTGCTGCGGCACCCGGACGTCGCGGAGGCGGCGGTGTACGCCGTGCCCGACCACGTCGGCGACCTGGTCGCGGCCGCCGTCACGGTGCGCCGGCCGCTCGGGGCCGACGCCCTGGCGACCTTCCTGGCCACGCAGCCCGACCTGTCGCCCCAGGCCTGGCCGCGGTTCCTGCGCGTGCTCGACGAGCTCCCGCGCACCGCCACCAACAAGGTGCTCAAGCGCCGGCTCACCGCCGACGGCGTCGCCGACGCCGTTCCCGTTCCCCACCCCTGA
- the fadD1 gene encoding fatty-acid--CoA ligase FadD1 has translation MAETVQQLLRERAADETVGLRHGDRAWTWREHLDEAATEAAALIALADPDRPLHVGTLLGNTPEMLRAMAAAGLGGYVLCGINTTRRGDGLLADIRRAECQLLVTDAEHLPLLAGLDLAGVRVLDVSSAEWAERVAAPVTVEELVPHREVEAMDTLMMIFTSGTSGDPKAVQVAHLMVLFSGLNLVGRFAMTSDDVCYLSMPLFHSNAVVAGWAVAIGSGAAMVPAKFSASRFVADVRHYGVTYMNYVGKPLAYVLATPEQPDDADNTLRVAFGNEAGDRDIDEFARRFDCQVMDGFGSTELAVIITRENGTPPGSIGKGFDGVAVYDSETVTECDVAVFDEHGALANADRAVGELVNTQGAGYFQGYYNDPAANDERMRHGMYWSGDLAYRDADGWIYLAGRTADWMRVDGENLAAAPIERILERLPALSRVAVYAVPDAAVGDQVMAAIVLQDEATLTPGELEAFLAAQPDLSPKAWPRFVRLADDLPSTATNKVLKRELIAQGATAGDGVLWTRESRGTAYA, from the coding sequence GTGGCCGAGACCGTCCAGCAGCTGCTCCGCGAGCGCGCCGCCGACGAGACCGTCGGCCTGCGCCACGGCGACCGGGCGTGGACCTGGCGCGAGCACCTGGACGAGGCCGCCACCGAGGCGGCCGCCCTCATCGCGCTGGCCGACCCCGACCGACCCCTCCACGTGGGCACTCTGCTCGGCAACACCCCGGAGATGCTGCGCGCGATGGCCGCGGCCGGGCTCGGCGGCTACGTGCTGTGCGGCATCAACACCACCCGCCGCGGTGACGGGCTGCTCGCCGACATCCGGCGGGCCGAGTGCCAGCTGCTGGTGACCGACGCCGAGCACCTCCCGCTGCTCGCGGGGCTCGACCTGGCCGGCGTACGCGTCCTGGACGTCTCCTCCGCGGAGTGGGCCGAGCGGGTGGCCGCGCCCGTCACCGTCGAGGAGCTCGTCCCGCACCGCGAGGTCGAGGCGATGGACACGCTGATGATGATCTTCACGTCCGGCACCAGCGGCGACCCCAAGGCCGTCCAGGTGGCCCACCTGATGGTGCTCTTCTCCGGGCTCAACCTGGTCGGCCGGTTCGCGATGACGAGCGACGACGTCTGCTACCTCTCGATGCCGCTGTTCCACTCCAACGCCGTCGTGGCCGGCTGGGCGGTGGCGATCGGCAGCGGCGCGGCAATGGTGCCGGCGAAGTTCTCCGCGTCGCGGTTCGTCGCCGACGTGCGGCACTACGGGGTGACGTACATGAACTACGTCGGCAAACCGCTCGCCTACGTCCTCGCGACGCCCGAGCAGCCCGACGACGCCGACAACACCCTGCGGGTCGCCTTCGGCAACGAGGCCGGCGACCGGGACATCGACGAGTTCGCCCGGCGGTTCGACTGCCAGGTGATGGACGGGTTCGGCTCGACCGAGCTGGCCGTCATCATCACCCGGGAGAACGGCACCCCGCCCGGGTCGATCGGCAAGGGCTTCGACGGCGTCGCGGTCTACGACAGCGAGACCGTCACGGAGTGCGACGTCGCCGTCTTCGACGAGCACGGGGCGCTCGCCAACGCCGACCGCGCGGTCGGCGAGCTCGTGAACACGCAGGGGGCGGGCTACTTCCAGGGCTACTACAACGACCCGGCCGCGAACGACGAGCGGATGCGGCACGGGATGTACTGGTCCGGCGACCTCGCCTACCGCGACGCCGACGGCTGGATCTACCTCGCCGGGCGCACCGCCGACTGGATGCGCGTCGACGGGGAGAACCTCGCGGCGGCGCCGATCGAGCGGATCCTGGAGCGGTTGCCGGCACTGAGCCGCGTCGCGGTGTACGCCGTCCCGGACGCCGCCGTCGGCGACCAGGTGATGGCGGCGATCGTGCTGCAGGACGAGGCCACACTGACGCCCGGCGAGCTCGAGGCGTTCCTCGCGGCGCAGCCCGACCTGTCCCCCAAGGCCTGGCCGCGGTTCGTCCGCCTGGCCGACGACCTGCCCAGCACGGCGACCAACAAGGTGCTCAAGCGCGAGCTGATCGCGCAGGGCGCGACCGCCGGCGACGGCGTGCTGTGGACCCGTGAGTCCCGCGGGACGGCGTACGCCTGA
- a CDS encoding nitroreductase family deazaflavin-dependent oxidoreductase — protein MGLAADLQYRHHRPNPFQRVMQAFASSKPGAWLFSKTLRHLDRALLRVTKGRATVPQLLAGLPVVTVTTTGRKSGQARTTPLISIPIGDTLALLGTNFGQQHTPAWVYNLEADPHLTIVHDRITQAAVARPASEAERAEVMANSAGVYGGYLKYQQRITGRDVRIFVLDPA, from the coding sequence ATGGGACTCGCCGCCGACCTGCAGTACCGCCACCACCGGCCCAACCCGTTCCAGCGGGTGATGCAGGCCTTCGCCTCGTCGAAGCCGGGAGCCTGGCTCTTCTCGAAGACGCTGCGCCACCTCGACCGGGCGCTGCTCCGGGTGACCAAGGGGCGTGCCACCGTCCCGCAGCTGCTGGCCGGGCTCCCGGTCGTCACGGTGACCACCACCGGTCGCAAGAGCGGGCAGGCGCGAACGACGCCGCTCATCAGCATCCCCATCGGCGACACCTTGGCGCTGCTGGGCACCAACTTCGGCCAGCAGCACACCCCGGCGTGGGTCTACAACCTCGAGGCCGACCCGCACCTGACGATCGTCCACGACCGGATCACGCAGGCCGCCGTCGCCCGGCCCGCGAGCGAGGCGGAGCGCGCCGAGGTGATGGCGAACTCGGCCGGCGTGTACGGCGGCTACCTGAAGTACCAGCAGCGCATCACCGGCCGCGACGTCCGCATCTTCGTCCTCGACCCGGCCTGA
- a CDS encoding phosphotransferase: protein MANAAALRAVDTASASAAWDGRLAAVIDFGTCGVGDPSCDLAVAWTLLDAAGRRVFRERLDVDDAS from the coding sequence ATGGCGAACGCTGCCGCGCTGCGTGCCGTCGACACGGCATCGGCGTCAGCGGCCTGGGACGGGCGACTCGCCGCGGTGATCGACTTCGGGACCTGCGGGGTCGGCGACCCTTCGTGCGACCTGGCGGTCGCCTGGACGCTGCTCGACGCCGCCGGCCGCCGGGTGTTCCGCGAGCGCCTCGACGTCGACGACGCGAGCTAG
- a CDS encoding HNH endonuclease: MFEPASAPPSPGPAPSVAELARLLDGLSQVRVDSERDGIDQLEALERVKSACAAAQARITADLDVRRAARSTAARMSGSAPLPGHRDPHSAAGLASAVALARRESPHRGRRHLALAVALGDLPETLAALERGDLSEEAALVVAEETQDLALTDRRHADGLLADRCDDPWEGLGLDELRRCVRGIAQECDEDAVRRRRARALRGRRVTGRLLRDGTAQISAVVADWQLAAVQSSLAEAADRARAAGDDRTRGQVMADTFVARLTNQVTAVATPVAVGIVISAEALLGDDDSPAHVDGVGPVPASIARRLVAASPDVRSTVRRLFACPETGSLLAMDSRARRFPAGLRDFVRIRDQFCRTPWCDAPVRHTDHPRPRRRGGPTDRVNSQGLCEACNYAKEAAGWRHRTVSEPHEQHTVEITTPTGHVHRSRAPAQPMPTSGGRLPAVRIRDLASA, encoded by the coding sequence ATGTTCGAACCCGCGTCCGCCCCTCCGTCGCCCGGCCCCGCGCCGTCGGTGGCCGAGCTCGCGCGCCTGCTCGACGGGCTGTCGCAGGTGCGGGTGGACAGCGAGCGCGACGGCATCGACCAGCTCGAGGCGCTGGAGCGGGTGAAGTCCGCCTGCGCCGCCGCCCAGGCGCGGATCACCGCGGACCTGGACGTCCGCCGCGCGGCGCGCTCGACGGCGGCTCGCATGTCCGGGTCGGCTCCCCTCCCCGGCCACCGCGACCCGCACAGCGCCGCCGGGCTGGCGTCCGCTGTCGCGCTGGCGCGGCGCGAGAGCCCGCACCGTGGCCGGCGCCACCTCGCGCTGGCCGTCGCACTCGGCGACCTGCCGGAGACGCTGGCGGCCCTGGAGCGGGGAGACCTCTCCGAGGAGGCGGCGCTGGTCGTCGCCGAGGAGACGCAGGACCTTGCGCTCACCGATCGTCGCCACGCCGACGGCCTGCTGGCGGACCGGTGCGACGACCCGTGGGAGGGCCTGGGGCTGGACGAGCTGCGGCGCTGCGTCCGCGGGATCGCGCAGGAGTGCGACGAGGATGCCGTGCGCCGCCGCCGCGCCCGGGCCCTGCGCGGTCGCCGGGTCACGGGCCGGCTGCTGCGCGACGGCACCGCCCAGATCAGCGCGGTCGTGGCCGACTGGCAGCTCGCCGCCGTCCAGTCCTCGCTCGCCGAGGCCGCCGACCGGGCCCGCGCCGCCGGGGACGACCGCACCCGCGGCCAGGTCATGGCCGACACGTTCGTGGCCCGCCTGACCAACCAGGTCACCGCCGTCGCGACCCCCGTCGCCGTCGGGATCGTGATCAGCGCCGAGGCCCTGCTGGGCGACGACGACTCCCCCGCCCACGTCGACGGCGTCGGCCCGGTCCCGGCGTCGATCGCTCGGCGCCTGGTCGCCGCGAGCCCCGACGTCCGCTCGACCGTCCGCCGCCTGTTCGCGTGCCCCGAGACCGGCAGCCTGCTGGCCATGGACTCCCGGGCACGCCGCTTCCCCGCCGGCCTCAGGGACTTCGTCCGGATCCGCGACCAGTTCTGCCGCACCCCCTGGTGCGACGCTCCCGTCCGGCACACCGACCACCCCCGACCGCGCCGTCGCGGCGGCCCCACCGACCGGGTCAACAGCCAGGGCCTGTGCGAGGCGTGCAACTACGCCAAGGAGGCCGCCGGCTGGCGACATCGGACCGTGTCCGAGCCCCACGAGCAGCACACGGTCGAGATCACCACCCCCACCGGGCACGTGCACCGGTCGCGCGCGCCCGCGCAGCCGATGCCGACCTCCGGCGGCCGGCTGCCCGCGGTCCGGATCCGCGATCTCGCGAGCGCCTGA